From Hyphomicrobiales bacterium, one genomic window encodes:
- a CDS encoding phosphoserine transaminase, with protein MTDMTKPAARPANPRFSSGPCAKRPNWSLDALKNAPLGRSHRAKPGKNQLKQAIDLTREVLNVPDDYLIGIVPASDTGAYEMAMWTMLGARGVTMMSWESFGAGWVSDVVKQLKLDNVTTMDAPYGELPDLAKVDFNTDVCFTWNGTTSGVKVPNGDWIPSDRQGLTLCDATSAAFAQDLSWDKLDVVTYSWQKVLGGEAAHGMLILSPRAVERLESYTPAWPLPKIFRLTKGGKLIKGIFEGATINTPSLLCVEDYIDALNWGKGLGGLQGLMGRADTNAGVITDWVSKTAWVDFLAKDEATRSNTSVCLVISDPDVLAMDDEAQAAFAKKIATLLDQEGVAFDIGAYRDAPAGLRIWAGATVEASDLEALTSWLDWAFENVKSAS; from the coding sequence ATGACTGATATGACGAAACCGGCTGCGCGGCCGGCTAACCCGCGTTTTTCTTCTGGCCCTTGCGCCAAACGACCAAACTGGTCCCTCGATGCTCTTAAGAATGCTCCCCTTGGACGTTCGCATCGCGCTAAACCAGGTAAAAATCAATTAAAACAAGCAATCGACCTAACACGTGAAGTGCTAAACGTGCCTGATGACTATCTCATCGGTATCGTGCCAGCTTCAGACACGGGTGCTTATGAGATGGCCATGTGGACCATGCTCGGCGCACGTGGTGTGACCATGATGTCATGGGAAAGCTTCGGTGCTGGTTGGGTGAGTGACGTTGTAAAACAGCTCAAACTCGACAATGTAACAACAATGGACGCGCCTTATGGTGAGCTTCCTGATCTTGCAAAAGTCGACTTTAATACGGACGTTTGCTTTACATGGAACGGCACGACATCTGGCGTGAAAGTGCCAAACGGCGACTGGATCCCAAGTGACCGCCAAGGTCTCACACTTTGTGATGCGACTTCTGCAGCCTTCGCTCAAGACTTGAGCTGGGACAAGCTCGACGTTGTGACATACTCTTGGCAAAAAGTGCTTGGCGGTGAAGCTGCCCACGGCATGCTGATTTTATCACCACGTGCTGTAGAGCGTCTCGAAAGCTATACGCCTGCATGGCCGTTGCCGAAAATTTTCCGCCTTACAAAAGGTGGCAAGCTCATCAAAGGTATCTTTGAAGGTGCGACCATCAACACGCCGTCGCTGCTTTGCGTTGAAGACTATATTGATGCGCTTAACTGGGGCAAAGGCCTTGGTGGTTTGCAAGGTTTGATGGGCCGTGCTGATACCAATGCAGGTGTCATCACCGATTGGGTCTCAAAAACGGCTTGGGTTGATTTCCTTGCGAAAGACGAAGCAACGCGTTCCAATACATCGGTTTGCTTGGTCATTTCTGACCCAGACGTTTTGGCAATGGATGATGAGGCGCAAGCAGCCTTTGCAAAGAAAATTGCCACGCTGCTCGATCAAGAAGGTGTTGCTTTTGACATTGGTGCTTACCGTGATGCGCCTGCTGGTCTTCGTATCTGGGCTGGTGCAACTGTTGAAGCATCCGACCTTGAAGCGCTCACTTCATGGCTCGATTGGGCGTTTGAAAACGTCAAGTCTGCAAGCTAA
- the rpoH gene encoding RNA polymerase sigma factor RpoH, protein MSKANLPVAKSNLPAQKGSLPSIPTPEGGLSRYLAEVRRFPMLEPQEEFMLAKAYQEHDDGPAAERLVTSHLRLVAKVAMGYRGYGLPIGEVVSEGNVGLMQAVKKFDPDKGFRLATYAMWWIKASIQEYILRSWSLVKIGTTASQKRLFFNLRKVKGQIQAVEDGDLKPDQVTTIATRLGVPEKDVVSMNQRMSGDKSLNAPIRSEDGAGEFQDWLVDETDTPDVLFEEQEELEHRRTMLRDAMTTLDEREIRIFQARRMDDPAKTLEALSEEFGVSRERVRQIEVRAFEKIQRSVKRMSREQAQAASAAMIEG, encoded by the coding sequence ATGTCTAAAGCAAATTTACCTGTCGCCAAAAGCAATCTACCAGCGCAAAAAGGTAGCTTGCCATCCATCCCTACGCCGGAGGGTGGTCTTTCACGCTATCTGGCAGAGGTGCGCCGCTTTCCAATGCTTGAACCACAAGAAGAGTTCATGCTCGCAAAGGCCTATCAAGAGCATGATGATGGGCCAGCAGCTGAACGTTTGGTTACCAGCCATTTGCGCCTCGTTGCGAAAGTAGCGATGGGTTATCGCGGCTATGGTTTGCCTATCGGTGAAGTGGTTTCAGAGGGTAATGTTGGCCTTATGCAGGCTGTGAAAAAATTCGACCCTGACAAAGGTTTCCGCCTTGCGACCTATGCGATGTGGTGGATTAAAGCATCCATCCAAGAGTATATTCTGCGCTCATGGTCTTTGGTGAAAATTGGTACGACGGCCAGCCAAAAGCGTTTGTTCTTTAACTTGCGCAAAGTCAAAGGTCAGATTCAAGCGGTTGAAGATGGTGATTTGAAACCTGATCAGGTGACAACAATCGCTACCCGCCTTGGTGTGCCTGAGAAAGACGTTGTGTCGATGAACCAGCGCATGTCTGGCGACAAATCTTTGAATGCGCCGATCCGTTCTGAAGATGGTGCAGGCGAATTTCAAGATTGGCTTGTTGATGAAACAGATACGCCCGATGTTCTATTTGAAGAACAAGAAGAATTAGAACACCGCCGTACTATGCTACGTGATGCGATGACGACTTTGGATGAGCGTGAAATCCGCATTTTCCAAGCGCGCCGTATGGACGACCCAGCTAAGACACTCGAAGCCTTGTCAGAAGAATTTGGTGTTAGCCGTGAACGTGTTCGTCAAATTGAAGTGCGGGCATTTGAAAAAATTCAACGTTCAGTAAAGCGTATGTCCCGTGAGCAAGCACAAGCTGCAAGCGCTGCGATGATAGAAGGTTAA
- a CDS encoding outer membrane beta-barrel protein — MSRLLKVGMGALAAVAMSAHLSAAADLDPPAPIIEHKPISAGGGFYLRGDIGYSRWKDPDLAFRNDVSGITNVFENTDGDDALVIGGGVGYKFNKYLRTDLTFDIRSNKDITGDARCGCVPGIIPNNFEFQPQSTTLDLYTFFANAYLDGGTYAGFTPYIGGGVGFAYVNYGSYTSANNPTTNNTGLTSAQVSPTNPSNVENQLFSGENDIRFAWNLQAGASYEIANNLALDGSYRYTRVANGDVSNIANVGFVEETRDLVGHEFRLGLRYTFGGGKKSYGGNQVFK; from the coding sequence ATGAGCCGTTTACTAAAAGTCGGCATGGGCGCGTTGGCCGCAGTCGCAATGTCTGCCCATCTATCAGCAGCTGCGGATTTAGATCCGCCAGCCCCAATCATCGAACATAAACCAATTTCAGCTGGTGGTGGTTTCTACCTACGCGGTGATATTGGTTATTCGCGTTGGAAAGATCCAGATTTGGCTTTCCGTAACGACGTAAGTGGTATCACGAACGTTTTCGAAAACACAGACGGTGACGATGCACTCGTGATCGGCGGTGGTGTTGGTTATAAATTCAACAAGTATCTACGAACAGATTTGACGTTCGATATACGCTCAAACAAAGACATCACAGGTGATGCTCGTTGTGGCTGTGTTCCTGGAATTATTCCGAACAACTTTGAATTTCAGCCACAAAGCACGACGCTTGATCTTTATACATTCTTCGCGAATGCGTATTTGGATGGTGGCACATATGCTGGCTTTACGCCATACATCGGTGGCGGCGTTGGTTTCGCTTATGTGAACTACGGTTCATATACGAGTGCTAATAACCCAACAACAAACAACACTGGTTTGACATCGGCTCAGGTTAGCCCGACAAATCCATCAAATGTTGAGAACCAGCTCTTTAGTGGCGAAAATGACATCCGCTTTGCTTGGAACCTTCAAGCTGGTGCGTCTTATGAGATCGCTAACAACCTAGCGCTTGATGGTAGTTACCGTTACACACGCGTTGCTAATGGTGATGTTTCAAACATCGCAAACGTTGGTTTTGTTGAAGAGACAAGAGACCTTGTTGGTCATGAATTCCGCTTAGGTCTTCGCTACACATTTGGTGGCGGTAAGAAAAGCTACGGTGGCAATCAAGTCTTTAAATAA
- a CDS encoding adenylosuccinate synthase, translated as MTNVAVVGSQWGDEGKGKIVDWLSERADVVVRFQGGHNAGHTLVIDGTSYKLSLLPSGVVRQDKLGVIGNGVVVDPYALDAEISRLREQGVNVSPDNLKLAENATLILSLHRELDAIREGSSTGTKIGTTKRGIGPAYEDKVGRRAIRVMDLANMKTLRAKVERMLGHHNPLRRGLGEPEISVDAIFAELEDIAPKILPYMDAVWRLLDQKRKDGSRLLFEGAQGALLDIDHGTYPFVTSSNTIAGQAACGSGIGPDSIGYVLGITKAYTTRVGEGPFPTEQDNEVGQFLGEKGHEFGTVTGRKRRCGWFDAVLVRQTSKISGITGIALTKLDVLDGMEELKICVAYELDGERIDYLPASEGAQARAIPIYETLEGWSETTVGARSWNDLPAQAVKYVKHIEELIETPVALLSTSPERDDTILVQDPFQD; from the coding sequence TTGACAAATGTAGCAGTTGTTGGCTCCCAATGGGGCGATGAAGGTAAAGGTAAGATTGTAGATTGGCTCTCAGAGCGCGCAGACGTTGTCGTGCGTTTTCAAGGCGGCCACAATGCAGGTCATACTCTCGTAATTGATGGCACCTCCTACAAACTCAGTCTCCTGCCCTCTGGTGTTGTGCGCCAAGACAAACTCGGCGTTATCGGCAACGGCGTGGTTGTTGACCCTTATGCTCTCGATGCAGAAATTTCCCGCCTGCGCGAACAAGGTGTGAATGTCTCCCCTGACAATTTGAAACTAGCTGAAAACGCGACGCTCATTTTATCGCTTCACCGCGAACTTGATGCCATCCGCGAAGGCTCCAGCACAGGCACAAAAATTGGCACGACAAAGCGCGGCATTGGCCCTGCTTATGAAGACAAAGTTGGTCGCCGAGCGATCCGCGTTATGGACCTTGCCAACATGAAAACTCTCCGCGCCAAAGTTGAGCGCATGTTGGGCCACCACAACCCACTGCGCCGTGGTCTTGGTGAACCAGAAATTTCCGTTGATGCGATCTTCGCAGAACTCGAAGACATCGCGCCGAAAATTTTACCTTACATGGATGCTGTTTGGCGCTTGCTTGACCAAAAACGCAAAGACGGTTCACGTCTTTTGTTTGAAGGTGCACAAGGCGCTCTTCTCGATATCGACCACGGCACCTACCCGTTCGTAACATCATCAAACACCATTGCAGGACAAGCTGCTTGTGGTTCTGGCATTGGCCCTGATTCGATTGGTTATGTTCTCGGCATCACTAAAGCCTACACAACAAGAGTGGGTGAAGGTCCGTTCCCAACAGAACAAGATAATGAAGTTGGTCAATTCCTTGGGGAAAAAGGCCACGAGTTTGGAACAGTGACAGGGCGCAAGCGTCGCTGTGGCTGGTTTGATGCTGTTTTGGTGCGTCAAACATCCAAAATTTCAGGCATCACAGGCATCGCGCTCACAAAGCTTGATGTTCTGGACGGCATGGAAGAACTTAAGATATGCGTAGCTTATGAGCTTGACGGGGAGCGGATTGATTATCTGCCTGCCTCTGAGGGAGCACAAGCGCGGGCCATCCCAATTTATGAAACATTGGAAGGCTGGAGTGAAACGACTGTGGGTGCAAGAAGTTGGAACGATTTACCAGCACAAGCTGTTAAATATGTGAAACACATTGAAGAATTAATCGAAACGCCAGTGGCTTTATTGTCAACATCTCCAGAGCGTGACGATACTATTCTTGTTCAAGACCCATTTCAGGACTAA
- a CDS encoding DMT family transporter, translating to MTQKASGLSAIVNNGGIMLLFAAFLWGGNAVAGKLANGEVSPMLLTFFRWFLASIIVAFIARKHLVADWNVIRANIWYFVLMAPIGFTLFNLMLYSALTYTTALNVTIEQAAMPMFIFLINFIVFRAKPLPIQLVGYTVTLVGVLLTVSGGDYNRLLSLEFNQGDVIMIFAAFSYAGYSVGLRVKPKMHWMSFLSTLIFIAGIVSIPFALYEWTTTKFIWPHSTLGWGVVAYAAIGPSIIAQACFIRGNELLGANNAALFLNSVPIFGALLSVLILGEAFRWYHALAMVLVLGGIFVAQHFAKKA from the coding sequence ATGACGCAAAAAGCATCAGGCTTGTCTGCAATTGTGAACAATGGCGGGATCATGCTGCTCTTTGCTGCTTTTTTGTGGGGTGGCAATGCGGTTGCGGGTAAACTTGCTAATGGCGAAGTGTCGCCAATGTTACTCACCTTTTTTCGCTGGTTTTTAGCCTCCATCATCGTTGCTTTTATTGCCAGAAAGCATTTGGTTGCAGATTGGAATGTTATTCGCGCGAATATTTGGTATTTTGTGTTGATGGCGCCTATTGGCTTTACCCTGTTTAACTTGATGCTTTATTCAGCGCTTACTTACACCACAGCTCTTAATGTGACGATTGAACAGGCCGCGATGCCGATGTTCATTTTCTTGATCAATTTCATCGTCTTTCGTGCAAAACCTCTGCCAATACAATTGGTTGGTTATACGGTGACGCTGGTGGGTGTTTTGTTGACGGTAAGCGGTGGTGACTACAACCGCTTGCTTAGTTTGGAATTCAACCAAGGCGACGTCATCATGATTTTTGCTGCTTTTTCTTACGCGGGGTATAGCGTTGGTTTGCGGGTAAAACCCAAAATGCATTGGATGAGCTTCTTATCTACCTTGATTTTCATTGCAGGCATCGTCTCAATACCGTTTGCCCTTTATGAGTGGACAACAACAAAATTCATCTGGCCGCATTCAACGCTTGGTTGGGGTGTTGTTGCTTATGCTGCGATTGGACCATCTATCATTGCGCAGGCTTGCTTCATCAGGGGCAATGAACTGTTGGGTGCAAACAATGCTGCGCTGTTTTTGAACTCTGTGCCCATATTCGGCGCGCTGTTGTCTGTGTTGATACTAGGCGAAGCGTTCCGGTGGTATCATGCATTGGCGATGGTTTTGGTTTTAGGCGGTATTTTCGTGGCTCAGCATTTTGCTAAGAAGGCCTAA
- a CDS encoding EipA family protein: protein MNFINAKSIVKQGAQRVVRATLVSAFLATAIVSVLDTGKAQAQAAQIDTNDTFSVQEVVNTGHRFFGGVSGSLASVVERAFSKYGLPNGYILGEQAAGAFVGGLQYGEGVLHTKSAGQYKAYWQGPTLGWDFGGAGTRTMMLVYNLSTIEALYRRFPGVSGSAVVIGGVEMSVRKRGDMIVVPIRSGVGARLGVNVGYLKFTTHPTINPF from the coding sequence ATGAATTTTATAAATGCTAAATCAATAGTCAAGCAAGGTGCCCAACGGGTGGTTAGAGCAACGCTGGTATCAGCTTTTCTAGCCACTGCGATAGTCAGTGTTTTAGATACAGGAAAAGCACAAGCACAGGCGGCACAAATTGACACCAATGACACGTTCAGTGTCCAAGAGGTCGTCAACACAGGCCATCGCTTCTTTGGCGGCGTATCGGGCAGTCTTGCAAGCGTTGTAGAACGCGCTTTTTCCAAATACGGCTTACCTAATGGCTACATTTTGGGCGAACAAGCCGCCGGTGCCTTCGTTGGTGGTCTTCAATATGGCGAGGGTGTCCTTCACACCAAATCCGCAGGGCAATACAAAGCCTATTGGCAAGGGCCAACGCTTGGTTGGGACTTTGGCGGTGCTGGCACCAGAACGATGATGCTTGTCTATAATTTATCAACAATCGAAGCGCTTTACCGTCGTTTTCCTGGCGTTAGTGGCTCTGCTGTCGTTATCGGCGGCGTAGAAATGTCGGTTCGCAAACGCGGCGACATGATTGTTGTTCCCATCAGAAGCGGCGTTGGCGCAAGGTTGGGCGTTAACGTTGGTTATCTAAAATTCACCACTCACCCTACAATTAACCCGTTTTAA
- the serA gene encoding phosphoglycerate dehydrogenase, which produces MAPRVLISDKLSPTAVQIFKDYGLDVDFQPDLGKDKDKLLEVIGQYDGLAIRSATKVTEKIIAEAANLKVIGRAGIGVDNVDIPKASAKGIIVMNTPFGNSITTAEHAVAMMFAVARQIPAADISTQQGKWEKSKFMGVELTSKTLGIIGAGNIGSIVAERALGLKMRVVAFDPFLTVERAADLGIEKVELDDLFARADFITLHTPLTEKTKNIVGASAFPKMKDGVRIINCARGGLIDEAALVEALKSGKVAGAAIDVFETEPATENELFGLPNVVCTPHLGAATTEAQENVAIQVAEQMSEYLMKGAVSNALNMPSITAEEAPKLTPFVTLAEKLGLFAGQQTESGIKAIRIEYEGDVAEMNVKALTAAALSGLMQPLLQSVNMVSAPVMARDRGIKIEEVRRQQEGAYDSYIRLTIVTEQQERSVAGTVFSDGKPRFIQIKGINMDGEFGENMLYITNKDKPGFIGRLGTLLGSYDVNVATFALGRKEQGSDAIALLSVDGEVNEELLSAIHALEGVLVVKSLQF; this is translated from the coding sequence ATGGCTCCTCGCGTTCTAATCTCTGACAAACTTTCACCAACCGCCGTTCAAATCTTTAAAGACTACGGCCTAGATGTCGATTTTCAGCCAGATCTTGGCAAAGACAAAGACAAGCTTCTTGAAGTGATCGGTCAATATGACGGGCTTGCAATTCGCTCTGCCACCAAAGTGACTGAGAAAATTATTGCTGAAGCCGCAAACTTAAAAGTTATTGGTCGCGCCGGTATTGGTGTCGACAATGTTGATATTCCGAAGGCATCAGCCAAAGGTATCATCGTGATGAATACGCCTTTTGGTAACTCAATCACAACGGCAGAACATGCGGTTGCGATGATGTTTGCTGTGGCGCGCCAAATCCCTGCTGCGGATATTTCTACACAGCAAGGCAAATGGGAAAAATCTAAATTTATGGGTGTTGAGCTAACCTCTAAAACACTCGGCATTATCGGCGCAGGTAACATTGGTTCCATCGTTGCCGAACGTGCTCTTGGTTTGAAAATGCGCGTTGTGGCTTTTGATCCATTCCTCACGGTTGAGCGAGCGGCTGATCTTGGCATTGAAAAAGTTGAATTAGATGACCTTTTCGCCCGTGCTGATTTCATCACCCTGCACACACCGCTTACTGAGAAGACAAAAAACATCGTGGGTGCTAGCGCATTTCCAAAGATGAAAGATGGCGTGCGGATTATCAATTGTGCCCGTGGTGGTTTGATTGATGAAGCAGCTCTCGTTGAAGCATTGAAATCTGGCAAAGTTGCTGGTGCAGCCATTGATGTTTTTGAAACGGAGCCTGCAACAGAAAACGAATTGTTTGGCCTTCCAAACGTTGTTTGTACCCCGCACTTGGGTGCTGCGACGACGGAAGCGCAAGAAAATGTTGCGATACAAGTTGCTGAACAAATGTCGGAATATTTGATGAAGGGTGCTGTTTCAAATGCCCTCAACATGCCGTCTATCACGGCGGAAGAAGCGCCGAAACTTACACCGTTCGTAACCTTGGCTGAAAAGCTTGGTCTATTTGCTGGCCAGCAAACAGAAAGCGGCATCAAAGCTATTCGTATTGAATATGAAGGTGATGTTGCCGAAATGAATGTGAAGGCGCTTACTGCTGCAGCCCTTTCTGGGTTGATGCAACCGCTCTTGCAGTCTGTCAACATGGTGTCAGCCCCTGTGATGGCGCGTGACCGTGGTATTAAAATTGAAGAAGTGCGTCGTCAGCAAGAAGGTGCCTATGACAGCTATATTCGTTTGACGATTGTAACGGAACAACAAGAACGATCAGTTGCTGGTACAGTATTCTCAGACGGCAAGCCGCGTTTCATCCAGATTAAGGGCATCAATATGGACGGCGAGTTCGGCGAGAACATGTTGTACATCACCAATAAGGATAAGCCGGGCTTTATTGGTCGTCTTGGTACGCTGCTTGGTAGCTATGACGTTAACGTCGCGACATTTGCCTTGGGCCGTAAAGAACAAGGTAGTGATGCAATCGCGCTTTTGTCTGTTGATGGCGAAGTGAATGAGGAATTGTTATCGGCAATCCACGCACTTGAAGGCGTTCTTGTCGTTAAGTCACTGCAATTTTAG
- a CDS encoding RluA family pseudouridine synthase: protein MAEEPTPEAMPPSSDELISEFSTKRTPLDVKSLESGDQFSFAVEDEDAGTRLDAFLAMVIEGVSRNRLKDLVKSGQTTIDGKQQAKPNTRLKAGEIVGLIMPPAEDPTPLGEDIPLTIVYEDDDLIVVDKPANMVVHPAAGNWTGTLVNALIYHCGDTLSGIGGIKRPGIVHRLDKETSGLLVVAKNDQTHQGLTAQFADHGRTGPLRRAYKAIVWNEPARAKGTIHTEIARSVNNRLKMAVVAAGGREAITHYDILEAFGREANHGTAMASLVACHLETGRTHQIRVHMTHISCPLIGDPVYGTGYQTKSDRLPDTIGGKIKTLKRQALHAFLLQFEHPITGETMRFESELPSELTAILEPLRKL, encoded by the coding sequence ATGGCTGAAGAGCCAACACCGGAAGCAATGCCTCCAAGTTCCGACGAACTCATATCCGAATTTTCAACAAAGCGCACCCCTTTGGATGTGAAATCTCTGGAAAGCGGAGATCAGTTCTCTTTTGCTGTGGAAGATGAGGATGCTGGCACGCGTTTGGATGCCTTTTTAGCGATGGTCATTGAAGGTGTTTCGCGCAATCGCTTGAAGGACTTGGTGAAGAGCGGACAAACAACCATTGACGGCAAACAACAGGCAAAACCAAACACCCGCCTAAAAGCCGGTGAAATTGTTGGCCTGATTATGCCGCCCGCTGAAGACCCAACGCCACTGGGTGAAGATATTCCACTCACCATTGTCTATGAAGATGATGATTTAATCGTGGTGGATAAGCCCGCCAATATGGTCGTTCATCCTGCTGCTGGCAATTGGACTGGCACTTTGGTCAATGCGCTCATCTATCATTGTGGTGATACGCTATCAGGCATTGGCGGGATCAAACGGCCCGGCATTGTTCATCGTCTCGACAAAGAAACATCCGGGCTTTTGGTCGTTGCTAAAAATGACCAAACCCACCAAGGCCTTACCGCTCAATTTGCCGACCACGGCAGAACTGGCCCACTACGCCGTGCGTATAAAGCGATTGTGTGGAACGAACCAGCACGCGCCAAAGGAACGATCCACACGGAAATCGCGCGCTCCGTCAACAATCGCTTGAAGATGGCTGTGGTTGCAGCTGGTGGACGTGAGGCCATTACGCACTACGATATTTTAGAAGCCTTTGGGCGTGAAGCAAACCATGGAACCGCCATGGCGAGCCTTGTCGCCTGCCATCTAGAAACAGGCCGCACCCATCAAATCCGCGTCCACATGACCCATATCTCCTGCCCGCTTATTGGCGATCCAGTTTACGGCACTGGGTATCAAACAAAGTCAGACCGCTTACCAGATACGATTGGCGGCAAAATCAAGACACTAAAACGCCAAGCGCTGCACGCATTTTTATTGCAGTTTGAACACCCAATCACGGGCGAAACCATGCGCTTTGAAAGTGAATTACCAAGTGAGCTTACAGCTATACTTGAACCGCTTCGAAAACTCTAA
- a CDS encoding YHS domain-containing (seleno)protein, with protein MQSIIKFVLGIFVAMLMTLAFTPRSSVATTSDIYVINPSTGIAMHGYDIVSYFTEQQAIVGQDSHEVEWDGHYWHFTNSANADRFLDAPEAFLPQFNGYGAFAVATGRLADGNPLIWALYENQLFFFHSVSARNKWALKPTNYVESGRLEWKKLSPQLVR; from the coding sequence ATGCAGTCGATCATTAAGTTTGTTCTGGGCATATTTGTGGCCATGCTGATGACCTTAGCATTTACGCCACGATCTTCGGTTGCAACAACATCAGATATTTATGTGATCAATCCCTCAACGGGCATTGCCATGCATGGATATGATATTGTTTCGTATTTCACTGAGCAGCAAGCTATTGTGGGGCAAGATTCTCATGAAGTGGAGTGGGATGGCCATTATTGGCATTTTACCAATTCTGCGAATGCAGACCGTTTCCTTGATGCGCCAGAAGCGTTCTTGCCGCAATTTAATGGTTACGGCGCTTTTGCTGTCGCAACAGGGCGTTTGGCGGATGGTAATCCTTTGATTTGGGCTCTTTACGAGAATCAATTATTTTTCTTTCACTCTGTGAGTGCAAGAAACAAGTGGGCTTTAAAACCTACTAACTACGTAGAAAGCGGGCGGCTGGAGTGGAAAAAACTAAGTCCACAGCTTGTTCGTTGA
- a CDS encoding histidine phosphotransferase family protein, which produces MSDTITELSASDLGALLCSKVCHDIISPVGAITNGLELMDEDIDGSMRDMAMDLVRRSATQASAKLKFARIAFGAAGSAGAQIDTGDAEEVAQGYVVSEKPDLEWTVTRQLLPKNQVKLMLNLVMLALNCVPQGGKITVSQDESADKPSFKLVCSGPKARVPEEAANIAKGKFEDGKVDAHNVQPYYCWLLAKLCEIQINIVNDGDDVVLTAQ; this is translated from the coding sequence GTGAGCGATACTATTACTGAACTTTCAGCCAGTGACCTTGGTGCATTATTGTGTAGCAAAGTTTGTCACGATATTATTTCTCCAGTTGGTGCAATCACCAATGGGCTTGAGCTAATGGATGAGGACATTGATGGCTCTATGCGCGACATGGCGATGGATCTGGTGCGCAGAAGTGCGACACAGGCGTCTGCCAAATTAAAATTTGCTCGCATCGCATTTGGCGCTGCTGGCTCAGCGGGCGCTCAAATTGATACAGGCGACGCCGAGGAAGTTGCACAAGGTTATGTGGTATCAGAAAAGCCAGATTTGGAATGGACGGTTACCCGCCAATTGCTGCCGAAGAACCAAGTTAAACTTATGCTCAATCTTGTCATGTTGGCGCTGAACTGCGTGCCGCAGGGTGGCAAAATTACCGTTTCGCAAGACGAGAGCGCAGATAAACCAAGCTTCAAACTTGTTTGTTCAGGACCAAAAGCACGTGTACCTGAAGAAGCGGCCAATATTGCAAAGGGTAAATTTGAAGACGGCAAGGTTGATGCCCATAATGTGCAGCCGTATTATTGTTGGTTACTTGCAAAACTTTGCGAAATTCAAATCAATATTGTCAATGATGGTGATGATGTTGTGTTAACTGCGCAGTGA